From a single Oxalobacter vibrioformis genomic region:
- a CDS encoding flagellar protein FlaG produces MDIRTIGNTQTRAAPPEAHISQPVQDASFDAVPVQTVRAVSGVDESQRQLAEASVTVEEAKEIVNSISASLQSISSGLQFQVDEDSGKVIVKMVDKQSGEVLKQIPSEEALRIAQSLSNLTGVLLSEKA; encoded by the coding sequence ATGGATATCAGGACAATTGGCAACACCCAGACAAGGGCGGCACCGCCAGAGGCCCATATAAGCCAGCCAGTGCAGGATGCTTCGTTTGATGCTGTACCAGTGCAAACCGTTCGTGCGGTTTCCGGTGTTGATGAATCACAACGCCAACTGGCAGAAGCATCAGTGACAGTGGAAGAGGCAAAAGAGATTGTCAACAGCATTTCCGCATCACTGCAGAGTATTTCATCCGGTTTGCAGTTCCAGGTTGATGAAGATTCCGGCAAGGTAATCGTCAAAATGGTGGATAAGCAAAGCGGGGAGGTATTGAAACAAATCCCCTCTGAAGAGGCACTCAGGATCGCGCAGTCACTTAGCAATCTTACCGGTGTCCTGCTCAGTGAAAAAGCATGA
- a CDS encoding IS1182 family transposase, translating to MLKTPTPQQHELEMVTLEELVPKDHLLRLIDRHIHFDFIREHTAHLYSADNGRPALDPVVLFKMLFIGYLFGIRSERQIEREIQVNVAYRWFLGLRLTDRVPDASTLSQNRRRRFAGTDIEQVIFDEIVEQCIRHGLIGGRVFYSDSTHLKASANKNRHERHLVEQKPVAYLAELNSAIEADRYSHGKNPLSDRDDEPPSQKEIKVSPADPDAGYLVRDGKPKGFYYLDHRTVDGKYALITDTHVTPGNVHDSVPYLKRLDRMQSRFGFEIQAVGLDAGYDTPHIAKGLIERGIYGVIGYRRPNHKAGYFYKRQYSYDPQGDCYLCPNGKLLPYRTTNRSGYREYASQQGQCTDCAFLMQCTQSRNQIKLITRHIWQGFKEQVHDNRLTAKGKAIYRRRQETVERSFADAKELHGHRYARYRGLSKVKGQALLAAACQNMKKMARLLEAASLAFLRHFPGRFGLVIGIFRPRGLNGKCDSYFNFVLISR from the coding sequence ATGCTAAAGACACCGACACCGCAGCAACACGAATTGGAGATGGTCACCCTTGAAGAACTGGTTCCCAAAGACCATCTATTAAGACTGATAGACCGCCACATCCATTTTGACTTTATCAGAGAGCACACCGCCCATCTTTACAGTGCGGACAATGGCAGGCCCGCCCTTGATCCCGTAGTTTTATTCAAGATGCTCTTCATTGGGTACCTATTCGGGATAAGATCAGAGCGCCAGATAGAGCGTGAGATTCAGGTTAACGTAGCCTACCGCTGGTTTTTAGGCTTACGCCTGACAGACCGTGTTCCAGACGCCAGCACCCTTTCCCAGAACCGCCGTCGTCGCTTTGCTGGCACAGACATAGAACAAGTCATTTTTGACGAGATTGTTGAGCAGTGCATCCGTCATGGATTAATAGGCGGTCGCGTTTTTTACAGTGACAGCACACACCTCAAAGCCTCGGCCAACAAGAACCGTCACGAACGTCACCTTGTTGAGCAAAAGCCCGTTGCCTACCTTGCAGAACTCAACAGCGCCATAGAAGCCGACCGTTATTCCCATGGCAAAAATCCCCTTTCAGACAGAGACGACGAACCGCCCTCACAAAAAGAAATCAAAGTCAGCCCGGCAGACCCTGATGCCGGCTACCTTGTTCGTGATGGCAAGCCCAAAGGTTTTTACTACCTGGACCACCGCACCGTTGACGGCAAGTACGCCCTGATCACAGACACCCATGTGACGCCGGGAAATGTCCATGACAGTGTTCCTTACCTGAAGCGTCTTGACAGGATGCAGTCACGTTTTGGATTTGAGATACAGGCCGTAGGCTTGGATGCAGGTTATGACACACCACACATAGCCAAGGGACTCATAGAGCGAGGCATATACGGCGTTATCGGTTACCGTCGTCCGAATCACAAGGCGGGCTACTTTTACAAGCGGCAGTACAGCTATGACCCTCAAGGAGACTGTTATCTCTGTCCCAATGGAAAGCTTTTACCTTACCGTACGACCAACCGTTCAGGGTACCGGGAATATGCCTCTCAACAAGGGCAATGTACGGACTGCGCCTTTCTTATGCAGTGTACCCAGAGCCGCAACCAGATAAAACTGATCACCCGGCATATTTGGCAGGGCTTCAAGGAACAGGTTCATGACAATCGCCTGACGGCAAAGGGCAAGGCGATTTACCGTCGGCGACAGGAAACGGTAGAGCGCAGTTTTGCGGATGCGAAAGAGTTGCACGGTCACCGTTATGCGCGTTACCGTGGTTTATCGAAAGTGAAGGGGCAGGCGCTTTTAGCGGCAGCGTGTCAGAACATGAAGAAGATGGCACGCCTGCTTGAGGCAGCAAGCCTTGCTTTTTTGCGCCATTTCCCGGGAAGATTCGGCCTTGTCATTGGGATATTTCGGCCAAGGGGGCTTAATGGAAAATGTGATAGCTATTTTAATTTTGTTTTGATCTCCCGATAA